tcaccattTTAGTAATTTGTTACTGCAGTGTAGCACTCCCATTTGAAGGCACATCTCCTGTTAATGACCAACAGGAGGGGATCTGCAGAAGCAATATTGTATAGTTTACATAAGAACATCCTTATTGCTGTGTTTTGCCTCAGTATGGCATGAAGAATATGGTCCAATACCCCTCACCTGGAAAGCATCCCCCTTATTGACCCCAATTctcaaaaacaacaataaaaaaaccccTGCTCATGTCATTTAACTGCCATCTTCTTTAACAGCAGAATGAGCAGAGCAGACATGGTAAGAAGCATTTCCTTCTCGGTTCTCCTTAATCAAGAGGATGAGACACTGGGCCTCCAGAAGGAAATTTTTATAGAAATTatgagattaaaaagattaaaaagagaCAGCAAAACCCCTAATACTCTCACAAAGATACAAAGATTTTGAAAACCCCAATAAACTAGTTATGACTTAAACAGTAGGGGAGGGGCACAAAAGTGTCTTGAGTTGTAGCACAACTAAAATTCCACTTCAAACATGGACTTTTAAAATGAAGAAGGCAAGAGAGCCACTGCTAAAGCTTCAGACTGAATCTACTTTTTGAGCTGTTAGACACAGTATTTTAGAACAGGCTTAGCATTCTGATTCATACACCATACCATTATTTACTAAAGGGGATGTATTTGTGTTCCCAAGAGAGGAACTGTACCATTCTTACAGTACCTCTGTAGTcttgtatttaaataaatgacaatttaaaaacaattattgaaaatgttcaaaacaaacaaaaaatatacaaaatcaaTCTGGTGGAAACAAACTGAACAAGCGGCTTATGTAAATAGAGTCCAAAACTTTTTACATTCTGTAAATGCAAGTATACATTTCTAATATTTAAAGTACTGTTGGAACACAACACCTTTCAACACAACTGCTCAATATTTTATTGTTGAAAAATCACCAAGTCACTGTATGAAgagcaaaaaggaaaagaatggcGCTACTTATGCAGTCAGATGTTAAATCCATGCTCAATAAAGAATATATTAACAAATGACAGGAAGAGGATAGAAGATGGAGTTTAAACCAAGATTTTTCTTGCAAGTCATCTAATTTTTCTAACAATTCCAGAAAATACATGCTCAAAGttgattttagaaaaacatctattTCAGCTTTGAAAAATTATTCTATTTGTGACTAAAGCTAGGTTATAAATTACCAGTATTTACCTCAATATATTGGAAAGATTGCCTCAGTATCAAGAATTGGCTGTTCTTAACTGATGCAGTATTTCATTATTGTATGGAAACAATGCATCAAAAAATAgatttggggcaggggttggagtCCATTTTCAAACACTTGATCACTTTAATGATGGGTTTCCAGTTCAAGAATTTTCCACTCCCCTTGAGGAGAAGAACAATCTTCAGAGGAAAAGCTTGCCACTGTTATGCTTGCTGAAGAATCATCCAGTGGTGACATTAATTCAGTCCATCTACTGAAAGTATCAACGTGTGATTTACCCTGAGGCTTTGAACCATCTCGTGCCAGAAGTAGTGTCTGATTGATAAGATATTGTGCTAAGTTAAGGTCTTCGGGAACAGAGTTTTTGAAATCAATGTTTGAGTCCTGCTCAGATAACAATTGCCTGAGAAGAGTCCAGTCCCGTTCTGCAAATTGCTGATCTTCAAAATCCACATCTAGAATGTCCCTTTCTGACTCCATCCTCTGCTCAGTAGCTTCTCCAACATCCATCTCATATATTGGAGAAAGGGTTTTTGAAGGTCGATGCTCATACATGCAGGTTTGTGCCAATACGTCATAATCATCTATGTCTCCTGCAATAATTCATAATACTACACAATGTAAAAATTGCACATGTTCCCCCTTCAGGGCTTTGTAGAGCAAAATTTAACTCATTGCACCAGAAACAATCCAACAAGtaagaaaaaatgtaaatttatacAAAATTGACAAAATGTAggcatttattttctgtgtaaaaaaccagccaaccaaccaaacaaacgaATTCTGGTTTACAGATTAAGTTAGAGCAGCAATCACCACTGGTAATTAACAATAAACTTTCATAATTAGAAAATTTCTGATACAGAAAAAACAAGTTATGTAAACAAACAATGCACATGGAATTTCTAATTCACTACAATAACTTAAAGTTGGAACAggaggtgggtgggaaggaagggggaaaaaaaaaaaagaacatatgATCACTGAATGGTGATGTAAGCTATATCAGCTccaaagagaaggaaaaacaaaatagctTATTCACAGGCTTATTTTATACTACACATTATAAGGGTAGCTGCAGGCAAGGAcaagcaaacttaaaaaaaaatagtacaacTTTTAAAGGTCTTCTGTGGTTCTGCTGAACATAGATCATCAGCATTTCATTACTTTTGAATACATAATAGTTAATATATTCAGACACTATTGTGTATTTTATAATGGGATACTTTGAATTACTggtttaaaaagacaaaacagatAAAACATCTAGACAATAATCTAACTCGGTGAATCAAGCTAGAGCTTTTTTGTTTATGATCACTGGTTCAAATATAATCTCTCTTTTAGGAAATCCGTTTTCACTGGTAAAATTTAGAACAATTTTAGTAATCCTGTAAACTGCAAGTCTTAGGTCCaaacctgctcccactgaagtctatgggaaacATCCCGCTGAATTCAGCGGGAGAAGGATCAGCATCCGTATCTTTGTGTAAAATACAATATATCAACAAATTCCAAAAGTAATGAATATAGCTGTTAAGGTAAACAGTTCAGTGCACTTTAGTAAGGTTATTACTGTAGTTATTGCACATCCCACTTAAATATATGATATAGGTTGTAAAGCAGACAAAACGTATACAAAAGTTCCCACCAAAAGCTGATGCTGCCAATGTTAAATTGGACCAAAAATAATTAGCATGCAAGGAATTGTTCCCAATCTTTCTTTTTAGTACTGCATAAAATCTATCTGAATAGATTTGCCTAGTATAAATATTCAAGTTTTCCACTGAAACATTAAGTTATTTAATGTGTATCCAAAACGGACAAGCATTCAGTAAACAAGTAAATAATTAAAAGCATTTATGTTTTGTTAAAAAATTTGAGCCAGTTATTAATTAGAGTTCATGGTTTGACCTCAGACATCACATTTCCAATATTCTACCTACTAATTTAATTTTTTGAGGGACTTAACATTTCTATTTCTGTACATTACCTGCAGGTAAATCAGTATTAGTGTATTCAGTAGGTGCTCCTTGACACTCTCTCACTTGACCTTCCTGAGTCAGTAACTGACTCTTACAGGGTTTTACAGGTTTTGCAGAGTTGTTCTTTTGCATGTCACAATTAGTATCTCTTTGATGAAGGTCCAGATGACATGGTCTTTCTTGAGACTTTGTGTCATTGTCTGAAAGTTTATTGCACTGCTGAATTTCGTTAATCTCTTCATTCTTACTATTTACCTTTTGCTCTTGTATTGAACACTGACTATCTGCTACTGAGAGTGCTTTCTCTGGGCAATTTTGTTGTGTCACCGAAGCACCCTGATTATCTTTTCCTTTGATTTCTGTGTTATGAGGATCTACAAAAAAGTGCTCACTTTTATCTAATCTCTCACGTCTATCCTTTTCTTGCTGTTTGCATTCCAGGAATCCATCTTCAGTTTCCAATGAATACCTTGAACAATAAGTCTTTCCATCATGCTCCTGAGATACACTATCAAAAACATCAGAAGGAGTAGGGGAATCTATGGAATGCTGAAGGGGAGCATGAGCGTCTCCGTCATCAGATCCCAACTCTTCACATTCGTCTACTGAAAGTAAAACAGATCGCTTAAAATTTTTAGTTGTAGAAAACTCTTGACTTTCAATATCATTCTCTGTTGCATCTTCAAAAGCTAAATTAACAATTCCTTGGAATGGCTGAGTAGGAGGGTCAGATGGAGGAAAGGTTTCTgttacattttctgcttcagaTCTTTCATCTTCTGTTTCATCTGCAGAAGAGGAAACTTGGTCCGCTTCCTGAGTAAACTGTGCACTGCCAAAAGTAGTGTTTTCATTTTCCCTAGTATTGAACCTTAATACACCTTGATGTGACCACACTTCAGATCTTTTTCTTGGTATCTCATCATCACTTGTTGAATTAACACGGAAAAGATCTGAAccctcttttttcattttcacttctaTTCTTAGACTACTGTCATAGATCTTTAGTTCTTCAGGTGTACTTGTATCACTGCTGCTTCTTCCAAGAAAATCATGGCACAACATAGTGCTACATTTAGAAATCCCTCTCTCATTTGATCCTTCATCATCCTGAGAGCCTCCAGCATCATAGTCTTCTGATCTTGGTTTGATATCATCAGAAGATGTTGTTGCACTGCCGGTATCAGATTCAGGACTCTCTTTTGGATCCAACACACCTGTACTCAAATTCCAACGATCCACAAAGGGAATTTCTGAATTTTCATGGCTTTCTGGTGTTTCTGTAGTATCCATATCTTTAGGTGAACATTTTTCTGTAACCTGtcctgtgaaacattttgaagCAGCATCTGAGTCTACTGTAGCAGACCTGTATTCGGTCAAGGCTGATTTATCAGACAATTGACCAGCCTTTGCAAATCCCTTTACATGAGTCTTAGAGGATTTTCTTTCATCTTGTTCTGAATTAGAGGCATTTGTTACCTTAGAAAAGCTGGGAAAGTGATCTTCTCCATAATTAATGCCCATTTCAGTGTTTAAGGTTTCATTTTGTTCTGCACAGTCTTCTATTGCTTGTGTTAAATGTACTTTGCTGTTTCCTGAATATCCCAAGTATTTCTGAGCTGAATCACAAACAGTTTTGcactttttcaatctttcttctgAAACGGAACTAGGGAGTTTTTGGCCAGTATGCATTGCATACTTGCAAATGACTGAGTATGCATTTCTACTAGGCTCTGTATAACAATTAAATTCAGTTGTACTATCATCATCTTTGTTTTTATCTACCAGATATTCAATTTCATCTTCACAAACCTGTTTTGATTCCATTTCATTTTGCATTGAAATATTCAGCTTAGGAACATTTTGTCCTCTAACTTGAGTACAAAAAGGTTTGGTTTCTACTTTGTATTCCCCATTTTCAAGAGGATCCAATAATTTTCTTGGATCAGGTTGCCATGATGCCATGAGCAGGTCTCCTCTGCTACACTCTATcatagatttttcacacttactttGTTTTGCAGGGCTGCATTTGTTATTGTCGTGTGGCTGAAttgcaaaagcagcagcagtgtgTTGTTCAAGTTTTTGTTCTGAACTTTTCTGTTCAGGACTATGCATGTTTTTCTGGACAACAGGAGATTCACTTCTTGAATGTCTTTGTGTTGAAGATTGAGCTTTTGATATAGGCTGCCCAGTAACTATTTTCTGTTTTGGGTCTTTACTGTTTATAGTCTCACCTTTCTTCGAATGGGTCTGATTTTTGGGTGTTCCTATTATTTTTGCAGTGGCTTTAACTGCAGATGTTTGTGACTGTTTAATACTCTTTTTCTTAGATGaaggctgtttttctgaaagcgTTGTCTGAGACAAATTTTGCATCatgtttttttcttcattttgtttcGGAAACATTCCAGATTTTAATGAATTTTGTGAATCTCCTTGTGGTCCTAacaaataaaaaagtaaacaaaacacATTCTAGTCAGAGAACTATATTATTGATAAGTTGGATGCATGTAATTCAATTTAATATTTGTTACACAATTAAATGACCTTAAacacaaacatttaataaaaatatcttgCACTAATATAGGACCTTTGaatgcaaagcactttacaaactgtaAATGTAGGAATCATCCACTACTGAAGTGCAACTATTACTAGAGTGGAAAGCAGCTGCTATCTAATGGTACACAAAAATCACTGCTCAGCTGTTTAACCTAGGAAGTGATGAGTACTCTATTCAATTTAAATTACAGAGGAAATTTAAGTAAGCAGAATGTACTTATTCTAGTTGTAATATGGCCAAAACACCAGTATTAACACCCCTGCTCTTTCAGAAAGTGTTGtgagatctttaatgaccataAATGGACAGGACCTATGTTTCATGTACTCGctcagggttctcaaactgggggtcgggacccgttagggggtcacgaggttattacatagggggtcgtgagctgtcagcctccaccccaaactccgctttgcctccagcatttataatggtgttaaatatccaaaaaagtgtttttaatgtataaaactcatactcagaggcttgctgtgtgaaacgGGTCACCAGTagaaaagtctgagaacccctttACTAGCTGAATGTGAATTAAAGTAGCATTCTGGTTCTAATTTAATCAATAAGGAAATGCAGTGTTCAAGCTGAAAATATTCCACCCCTTACTTTCCTTCTTGTGCCTTGGCACAGCCAGGTCTCTACACAGTGAAGGTTATTACATACCATACCATACTTGCTATAAAAACAGCTACAATGGACTATACTTTTTGCTAGTTATAAAGTAGGTTGCCAAGGTGTTAAAATGCAGATTTAAAAAAGGTAATTCTCAAGGTATATTGTCCTTGCACCTTAAACTGATTTCTCCTTGCCTTACGATACTTTTTCCATGTCTGTGAATGCACAGTATTTCTATACTGATGCTTATTAATGGAGCAGACAGTGAATTTTTAAGAAAAGATAAGTCAGGTTTTACTTAATACTCTGAGGACTTTGGACTTTcacttaatatattttatatcccATAATATACtcttattttatttcaaaatcctTAAGAGTAATGAGTAAAACACTACTTATCTTTTACCCATAGGCAATCCTGTGCTCCAGAACTGATGATCAGTGCTACTGACATCTAGAGTTCAGTACATGCTGGAATACCTTGGCTTGTGTGACAAATCAATAACTTTGGGGCTGTAACTATGAGACCAactaaatatgaaaaataatgtCGGTTAGGTGACTAAAGAGCTTCCTAATTATGTTAATTTGAGCATTACAGTCTTTATAGTAGTTGAATTTTGTTCACCTGTAACACTTGTTCCCTGCACATTACTGTGACTTGCAAAGTCATTCATCAGCAGTTCTGATTTTCTACCTCCTACTTAGGTTTTTTCCACAATCACTGTAACTCTCTCTGATGTTACAATACAATCAAACTGAAGTGATTATATTTTGCACTCTATAAAAGTTTAATTCTTATTTACACACTTAAATTAAAAGATGATTACAAAAGAAAagatcattttgaaatatttttactaCATATTGTACAGAATGCATGAAAAactatattcataaatgatgaaCACTGGAATCAAccagttttaaatataaaaaacataTTATGTAGACAAAAGGAGAAATATCTTCCATCCAATCCTCAGCatggatctctaatgtgtatGTGAACTTGTTTCAGATACAGAATTTCTACTGAACTTAATGGAAGTTCTACGTGCAGAATACTTAAGATACCATCACAGGACAAAAGATCCACAAAGCATATTAGGGAAGAGGGTTCTCCCCAATAGCTGGCCATATTATATAGATATagacatagacacacacacacaccagcctcaTGAGAAttaaacaagcagaaaaatacATCTAAGGTCTGTCAGCAAAAATGAAATCCAAGATCATCAGAACTTGTCTGTTGTCTGATAACAAATTCCTTATCATTTAATTCTACCTTGGTTTTTAGCAACATTAGCTGGTGCATTCTTTGTCTTCTTCTGAGATGTAGAATTGCCACTCACATTTCCCTTTTTCTTCAAAACAGTTTGTTGATTTTGTTCACTGTATCCTTTTCCAGTGGATTTCTTTGTCACACTGTGGGAGAAAAAGATACTGCTTGCATTACTTGCAAGTTTAAGATCTAAAAATGAATTTGTTTAAATAATCAGTAGTACTCTATATATTTTAACATCGAAAGCACAATATATGCCATGTGAAATGACTTTCCTCTTTCTGAAAATAAACAATATATTTAGGGACCTCTTTCTCCAAGGTACTAACTCCTC
Above is a genomic segment from Natator depressus isolate rNatDep1 chromosome 8, rNatDep2.hap1, whole genome shotgun sequence containing:
- the BTBD8 gene encoding BTB/POZ domain-containing protein 8, whose amino-acid sequence is MARCGGDAVSKGTSWTPAAAAAAAAGGGGRGAWERQRLKEMVAEQLRQDLGRLLKEEIHADVTFCVGHTLFRAHKAVLLARVPDFFLYSTGKQLSNLKDHETFNLENFEPSEFKTFLQVVYSSDKNIREIEEETLRKRVLEPRQTQENESLTSGSLQNTQISGVKCIGSDKRTSVNQHFLDGSIEREVVCSPNTEDEILEANDAEGNVTNPGNSELETASGLGEDLMMLYKKCCCPDINIWIEGNQFQAHRAILCARSSYFAAMLSGSWAESSQEHITLQGINQVEMNVILYFIYGGMLDFPNKADASRILSIADMYGLDGLKEVAIYILKRDYCNFFQKPIPGRRQHVLECLAIAHLMEVENLYAACMKWIGKHFVKCWSERSFASLPTELQNNCLTVMIQSLNHKNAASLLMESDWLLSSLPQVKWSETALALASRLQEECITFIVTNFPHIIESESFHIFLQAQAMSSKPDLLEQVLKAIEKNISIENSCFLLIAVNTLLSSTNVTEMGFTCKIQALRDKLWIFLVQSFYAVRHTESWKLMRPDHQEKIQAAAFDKGDDRRLGKKPVFTSSQLNRRITDSVDIRHTSWKVNSKRDYWGDSFTNQDKMKSDGLGASGHTSSTNRNTANKTSKHDDLKGKDSKKTVSKITKDSKTGEKVASPKARAVIKPKTESNGNAKAESLITKQDSERSSSSGQKNSGSGKGVKNQEGKSSGARPKVLTGSPSVQIKTKPLKKTTGKESPSLVTETGTFSKSTNSSTDLQISNEQLDEPKEDKPVDEGKKHTAVKTKSALKMTNGATNKKANELETNITTNSVTKKSTGKGYSEQNQQTVLKKKGNVSGNSTSQKKTKNAPANVAKNQGPQGDSQNSLKSGMFPKQNEEKNMMQNLSQTTLSEKQPSSKKKSIKQSQTSAVKATAKIIGTPKNQTHSKKGETINSKDPKQKIVTGQPISKAQSSTQRHSRSESPVVQKNMHSPEQKSSEQKLEQHTAAAFAIQPHDNNKCSPAKQSKCEKSMIECSRGDLLMASWQPDPRKLLDPLENGEYKVETKPFCTQVRGQNVPKLNISMQNEMESKQVCEDEIEYLVDKNKDDDSTTEFNCYTEPSRNAYSVICKYAMHTGQKLPSSVSEERLKKCKTVCDSAQKYLGYSGNSKVHLTQAIEDCAEQNETLNTEMGINYGEDHFPSFSKVTNASNSEQDERKSSKTHVKGFAKAGQLSDKSALTEYRSATVDSDAASKCFTGQVTEKCSPKDMDTTETPESHENSEIPFVDRWNLSTGVLDPKESPESDTGSATTSSDDIKPRSEDYDAGGSQDDEGSNERGISKCSTMLCHDFLGRSSSDTSTPEELKIYDSSLRIEVKMKKEGSDLFRVNSTSDDEIPRKRSEVWSHQGVLRFNTRENENTTFGSAQFTQEADQVSSSADETEDERSEAENVTETFPPSDPPTQPFQGIVNLAFEDATENDIESQEFSTTKNFKRSVLLSVDECEELGSDDGDAHAPLQHSIDSPTPSDVFDSVSQEHDGKTYCSRYSLETEDGFLECKQQEKDRRERLDKSEHFFVDPHNTEIKGKDNQGASVTQQNCPEKALSVADSQCSIQEQKVNSKNEEINEIQQCNKLSDNDTKSQERPCHLDLHQRDTNCDMQKNNSAKPVKPCKSQLLTQEGQVRECQGAPTEYTNTDLPAGDIDDYDVLAQTCMYEHRPSKTLSPIYEMDVGEATEQRMESERDILDVDFEDQQFAERDWTLLRQLLSEQDSNIDFKNSVPEDLNLAQYLINQTLLLARDGSKPQGKSHVDTFSRWTELMSPLDDSSASITVASFSSEDCSSPQGEWKILELETHH